Proteins from a single region of Bradyrhizobium diazoefficiens:
- a CDS encoding DUF4089 domain-containing protein: MTAEPLDDYIDAVSKALALPVEDAWRPAVRANLEVSLRLGRLVDEFALPDDTEPAPIFTA; encoded by the coding sequence ATGACCGCCGAACCGCTGGACGATTACATCGACGCCGTTTCCAAAGCGCTGGCGCTGCCGGTCGAAGACGCCTGGCGGCCCGCGGTGCGCGCCAATCTCGAAGTCTCGCTGCGGCTTGGCCGCTTGGTCGACGAATTCGCGCTGCCGGACGACACCGAGCCGGCGCCGATCTTCACCGCCTGA
- the atzF gene encoding allophanate hydrolase — protein MEADRPETIAAIVAAHRAGTMTPAQTVARTYRRIRDHNDPAIFISLRDEKDAIAEAEKLAARTDASGLPLYGVPVAVKDNIDALGFPTTAACPAFSYTPTHDATAVERLRAAGAIIIGKTNLDQFATGLVGVRSPYGIPKNSIREDLIPGGSSSGSAVAVGAGLVPLSLGTDTAGSGRVPAMLNNIVGLKPSLGMISNAGLVPACRTLDCISVFALTVDDAAIALSVMAGPDQADSFSRDRPLGSLMQFPANLRLGVPRNGQLIFFGDKKSEAAYDEALMRWTTLGATLVEFDLEPFHETARLLYEGPWVAERYLVIKDLLASAPDSIHPVTREITAAGARLTAAETFAALYRLQGLRKTAERTFANIDALVLPTAPTVYTTAQVLANPIELNSRLGTYTNFVNLLDLCGLALPAAMRADGVPFGITLLAPAGCDALLASIGRVFHADTRLGLGAKDFAQPALAPLTASSGDEIPIAVVGAHLSGMALNGELKALNARLIEATRTAPDYKLYALKTMPPKPGLLRVEAGTGAPIELEIWWLSPSAFGKFVNAIPAPMAIGTIRLADGRSVKGFLVEPEVLGEARDITAYGGWRKFMAEAATA, from the coding sequence ATGGAGGCTGACCGCCCTGAAACGATCGCCGCGATCGTGGCCGCGCATCGCGCAGGGACGATGACGCCCGCGCAGACGGTCGCGCGCACCTATCGGCGCATTCGCGACCACAACGATCCCGCCATCTTCATCAGCCTGCGCGACGAGAAGGACGCGATCGCGGAAGCCGAGAAGCTCGCCGCGCGCACAGATGCGAGCGGCCTGCCGCTCTACGGCGTGCCGGTCGCGGTGAAGGACAATATCGACGCACTGGGTTTTCCGACCACGGCGGCCTGCCCGGCCTTCTCCTACACGCCGACGCATGATGCGACCGCGGTGGAGCGGCTGCGCGCCGCCGGCGCCATCATCATCGGCAAGACCAATCTCGACCAGTTCGCGACCGGCCTCGTCGGCGTGCGATCGCCCTATGGCATTCCCAAGAATTCGATCCGCGAGGATCTTATTCCCGGCGGATCGAGCTCGGGCTCCGCTGTGGCGGTCGGCGCTGGCCTCGTGCCGCTATCGCTCGGCACGGACACGGCCGGCAGCGGCCGCGTGCCTGCGATGCTCAACAACATCGTCGGGCTGAAGCCGAGCCTCGGCATGATCTCGAATGCGGGTCTCGTGCCGGCCTGTCGCACACTCGACTGCATCTCGGTATTCGCTTTGACGGTGGACGATGCCGCGATCGCGCTCTCGGTGATGGCCGGCCCCGATCAGGCCGATTCATTCTCGCGCGACCGGCCGTTGGGCTCGCTCATGCAATTCCCGGCAAATTTGCGCCTTGGCGTGCCGCGCAACGGACAGCTGATCTTCTTCGGGGATAAGAAATCGGAAGCCGCCTACGACGAGGCGCTGATGCGCTGGACCACACTTGGCGCAACACTTGTCGAGTTCGACCTCGAGCCGTTCCACGAGACGGCGCGGCTGCTCTATGAGGGGCCCTGGGTCGCCGAACGCTATCTCGTGATCAAGGATCTGCTGGCCTCCGCGCCTGATTCGATCCATCCGGTGACGCGCGAGATCACCGCGGCCGGCGCGCGGCTGACGGCGGCGGAGACCTTCGCAGCGCTCTATCGCCTGCAAGGCCTGCGCAAGACCGCCGAGCGGACCTTTGCCAATATCGACGCGCTGGTGCTCCCGACGGCGCCGACGGTCTATACCACGGCACAGGTGCTGGCCAATCCGATCGAGCTCAACAGCCGGCTCGGCACCTACACCAATTTCGTCAACCTGCTCGACCTCTGCGGCCTGGCGTTGCCGGCGGCGATGCGCGCCGACGGCGTTCCATTCGGCATCACGTTGCTCGCGCCGGCGGGATGTGACGCGCTACTCGCCAGCATCGGCCGCGTGTTTCATGCGGACACGAGGCTCGGTCTCGGAGCAAAGGACTTCGCGCAACCGGCGCTTGCGCCGCTAACGGCAAGCAGCGGCGATGAAATTCCGATCGCCGTTGTCGGTGCGCACTTATCCGGCATGGCGCTGAACGGCGAATTGAAGGCGTTGAACGCGCGACTGATTGAGGCAACGAGGACGGCGCCGGACTACAAACTCTATGCCCTGAAGACCATGCCACCGAAGCCTGGCCTGCTGCGCGTTGAAGCCGGCACCGGCGCACCGATCGAGCTGGAGATCTGGTGGCTGTCGCCGTCCGCTTTCGGCAAGTTCGTCAACGCGATCCCTGCGCCGATGGCGATCGGCACGATCAGGCTCGCCGATGGCCGCAGCGTGAAGGGATTTCTCGTCGAGCCGGAGGTGCTGGGCGAGGCCCGCGACATTACGGCCTATGGCGGCTGGCGGAAGTTCATGGCGGAAGCCGCGACAGCATAG
- a CDS encoding GntR family transcriptional regulator, whose product MTLDDFPQGALPAGPVVPRVDRASPSVQKVTRAEELRLQLADEIVRGALAPGAPLDETDIARRFSVSRTPVREALRQLVASGLVEARPHRGAVVAQPSIERLTSMFEAMAELEALCAGLAAERMPAAERHGLEAIHEELRVLSCAGNPDRFHEVNERFHNAIYAGSQNSYIAEITLATRVRVQPFRRAQFRNLGRLGKSQAEHDRVVVAIMRGDKHGAAAAMRAHIELVRGEYEIYAISV is encoded by the coding sequence ATGACGCTTGATGATTTTCCGCAGGGAGCTCTGCCGGCAGGGCCGGTGGTGCCGCGCGTCGACCGTGCCTCGCCATCAGTGCAGAAGGTCACGCGCGCCGAGGAGCTGCGACTTCAGCTCGCCGACGAGATCGTGCGCGGAGCTCTCGCGCCCGGCGCGCCGCTGGACGAGACCGATATCGCGCGGCGCTTCAGCGTCTCGCGCACGCCGGTGCGCGAGGCCCTGCGCCAATTGGTCGCGAGCGGCCTGGTCGAGGCGCGGCCCCATCGCGGCGCTGTGGTGGCGCAGCCGTCGATCGAGCGGCTGACAAGTATGTTTGAAGCAATGGCGGAGCTAGAGGCGCTGTGCGCCGGCCTCGCCGCCGAACGCATGCCGGCCGCCGAGCGTCACGGTCTCGAAGCCATCCACGAAGAGCTGCGCGTCCTGAGCTGCGCCGGCAATCCCGATCGCTTCCACGAGGTCAACGAGCGCTTCCACAACGCGATCTATGCCGGCTCTCAGAACAGCTACATCGCCGAGATCACGCTCGCCACCCGCGTCCGCGTGCAGCCGTTCCGCCGCGCCCAGTTTCGCAATCTCGGCCGCCTCGGCAAATCGCAAGCCGAACACGACCGCGTCGTCGTCGCCATCATGCGCGGCGACAAGCACGGCGCTGCCGCCGCCATGCGCGCGCATATCGAGCTGGTGCGCGGGGAGTATGAGATCTATGCGATTTCGGTGTGA
- a CDS encoding HAMP domain-containing sensor histidine kinase yields the protein MIAPGPSEIAERPPGPIGRLRARLVGVLRAVPIRWRILSIAALNSAVVIVLVAMIWNGALVLGSAWEDVRQVRASDRILALLESETGRLQNLIHRYINQPSPDLFAEILLLREAVLGTLTDRAAKDPMLAGSVEELERTTDRFLNGFGELRTVQATIAKTYDEQVQGPARDMAGLYSIIEGATGHRDALIWPSLGKSREAFTAMLVAANSYYLSLSPAAADEARRDTETIAKTIPVMIDLADNDLQRMALQKLATRTTALREGFTRLSEQLTNRTELLRNTIDASQAEAIGAIDNLSTKMRQREQKAQETFDRTLADISRRVLSIAVIFLGIILSAGVLIALSIRLPLQQIMAAMRAITLGDLGREVQGTNARDEVGAMARAVEVFRENAIAKRQTEDELRASKEKAESALLELNAAQQNLIDAERLAALGGLVAGVAHEVNNPIGISLTVASSFARRSEIFEAQLRGDGGLRRSQLEEFVQSSRDASQQLVTNLTRAGELIQSFKQVAVDRSHAERRQFSLSEATDQIITSLRPVLKRSPTTLQVDVPEGLLLDGYPGSYGQILTNLFLNAVNHAFADGRAGTITISARPRGTDDIEIIFADDGAGMTPDVQRQAFDPFFTTRRNEGGTGLGLHIVYNLVTQQLGGRMMLESKLGQGTTFRIIMPRVAKGAQSTESDGASQWPNRTMSST from the coding sequence TTGATCGCGCCCGGACCCAGCGAGATCGCAGAGCGGCCGCCCGGCCCGATCGGGCGGCTGCGCGCGCGGTTGGTCGGCGTACTGCGCGCGGTGCCGATCCGCTGGCGCATCCTGTCGATCGCGGCGCTGAACTCCGCCGTGGTGATCGTGCTGGTGGCGATGATCTGGAACGGCGCGCTGGTGCTGGGCTCGGCCTGGGAGGACGTGCGCCAGGTGCGCGCCTCCGACCGGATCCTGGCGCTGCTCGAAAGCGAGACCGGGCGACTCCAGAACCTGATCCACCGTTACATCAACCAACCGAGCCCGGACCTGTTCGCCGAGATCCTGCTGCTGCGCGAGGCCGTGCTGGGCACGCTGACCGACCGCGCCGCCAAGGACCCGATGCTGGCGGGCTCGGTCGAGGAGCTGGAGCGCACCACCGACCGCTTCCTCAACGGCTTTGGCGAACTGCGCACCGTGCAGGCGACCATCGCCAAGACCTATGATGAGCAGGTGCAGGGCCCGGCCAGGGACATGGCGGGCCTCTATTCCATCATCGAGGGCGCCACCGGCCATCGCGACGCGCTGATCTGGCCTTCGCTCGGCAAGTCGCGCGAGGCCTTCACCGCGATGCTGGTCGCGGCCAATTCCTATTATCTGTCGCTGTCGCCGGCCGCCGCCGACGAGGCGCGCCGCGACACCGAGACGATCGCGAAGACCATTCCTGTCATGATCGATCTTGCCGATAACGATCTTCAGCGCATGGCGCTGCAAAAGCTCGCGACCCGGACCACCGCGCTACGCGAGGGCTTTACAAGGCTTTCCGAGCAGCTGACGAACCGCACCGAGCTCTTGCGCAACACCATCGATGCCAGCCAGGCCGAGGCGATCGGCGCCATCGACAACCTCTCGACCAAGATGCGCCAGCGCGAGCAGAAGGCGCAGGAGACCTTTGACCGCACGCTGGCCGACATTTCACGCCGGGTGCTGTCGATCGCGGTGATCTTCCTCGGCATCATCCTCAGCGCCGGCGTGCTGATCGCGCTGTCGATCCGGCTGCCGCTGCAGCAGATCATGGCCGCGATGCGCGCGATCACGCTCGGCGATCTCGGCCGCGAGGTGCAGGGCACCAATGCACGCGACGAGGTCGGCGCCATGGCACGTGCGGTGGAAGTATTCCGCGAGAACGCGATCGCGAAGCGCCAGACCGAGGACGAGCTGCGGGCGTCGAAGGAAAAGGCCGAGAGTGCGCTGCTCGAGCTCAACGCCGCGCAGCAGAACCTGATCGATGCCGAACGGCTCGCAGCGCTCGGCGGCCTCGTCGCCGGCGTCGCGCATGAGGTCAACAACCCGATCGGCATCAGCCTGACGGTGGCCTCGAGTTTTGCGAGGCGCAGCGAGATCTTCGAGGCTCAGCTCAGGGGCGATGGGGGCCTCCGCCGCTCGCAGCTGGAAGAGTTCGTGCAATCTTCGCGCGACGCCTCGCAGCAGCTCGTCACCAATCTCACCCGCGCCGGCGAGCTGATCCAGTCGTTCAAACAGGTCGCGGTCGACCGCTCCCATGCCGAGCGACGGCAATTCTCATTGAGCGAAGCCACCGACCAGATCATTACGAGCCTGCGGCCCGTGCTGAAGCGCTCGCCGACAACGCTTCAGGTCGATGTGCCCGAAGGGCTGCTGCTCGACGGCTATCCCGGCTCCTATGGCCAGATCCTGACCAATTTGTTCCTCAACGCTGTCAACCACGCCTTTGCCGACGGTCGCGCCGGCACCATCACGATCTCGGCGCGGCCGCGCGGCACCGACGACATCGAGATCATCTTCGCCGATGACGGAGCCGGCATGACCCCTGACGTGCAGCGCCAGGCGTTTGACCCATTCTTTACCACAAGGCGCAACGAAGGCGGCACGGGACTGGGCTTGCATATCGTCTATAACCTCGTGACCCAGCAGCTCGGCGGTCGGATGATGCTGGAATCCAAGCTGGGACAAGGCACTACTTTTCGCATTATCATGCCGCGGGTCGCCAAGGGCGCGCAAAGCACAGAGAGTGACGGGGCTTCTCAATGGCCGAACAGGACGATGTCCTCCACCTGA
- a CDS encoding aminoglycoside 3'-phosphotransferase/choline kinase family protein, translated as MTIASSEQLPAFTDTQAFRAFRSASSQWLPIAIDIARSHGLDVRSPHVFSTGTNLVIGLNDKLILKIFPPLLRAQFISERGSLMQLAGRLHLPIPEIVAEGERDGWPYLIITRLAGTLGSEVWPSLPETQRERVLRQIGETIAAVQRAPLGPLAQIEPGWSEFMRRQIAGCRARHERLRLAPKFLEGLDDLLRDAATLIPMDAPPVILIGEYIPENFLLACRDDQWSLAGLFDFGDVKTGWRDYDLLGPSAFMAAGRPGRVRSLLQGFGYPNSDFALKRRLMALMLLHHASDLNSHICIEGWQQQAEDLVDLQELIWTE; from the coding sequence ATGACCATCGCTTCATCGGAACAATTGCCGGCTTTCACGGACACGCAAGCCTTTCGCGCCTTTCGCTCCGCTTCCTCGCAATGGCTGCCAATCGCGATCGACATCGCGCGCAGCCACGGTCTGGACGTCCGCTCGCCGCACGTATTTTCGACTGGCACCAATCTCGTAATCGGGCTCAATGACAAGCTGATCCTGAAAATCTTCCCGCCGCTACTCCGCGCCCAATTCATCTCCGAACGCGGCTCGCTGATGCAGCTTGCGGGCCGGCTACATCTGCCGATCCCCGAGATCGTTGCGGAGGGGGAGCGCGACGGCTGGCCCTATCTCATCATCACGCGCCTCGCCGGCACGCTCGGGTCGGAGGTCTGGCCGTCATTGCCGGAAACGCAGAGGGAGCGCGTGCTGCGCCAGATCGGCGAGACCATCGCCGCCGTGCAGCGCGCGCCGCTCGGCCCGCTTGCGCAAATCGAGCCGGGCTGGAGCGAGTTCATGCGCAGACAGATTGCGGGCTGCCGCGCGCGGCACGAACGTCTCCGTCTCGCGCCAAAATTCCTCGAAGGCCTCGACGATCTCCTGCGTGACGCCGCGACGCTGATTCCGATGGACGCCCCGCCGGTGATCCTGATCGGCGAATACATTCCGGAGAACTTTTTGCTCGCCTGCCGTGACGATCAATGGTCGCTCGCCGGCCTGTTCGATTTCGGCGACGTCAAGACAGGCTGGCGCGATTACGATTTGCTCGGCCCAAGCGCGTTCATGGCCGCGGGCCGGCCCGGCCGGGTGCGCAGCCTACTCCAAGGCTTTGGCTACCCGAATTCAGATTTTGCGCTCAAGCGACGCCTGATGGCGCTGATGCTGCTGCACCACGCCAGCGATCTCAACAGCCACATCTGCATCGAAGGCTGGCAGCAGCAGGCGGAAGATCTCGTGGACCTTCAGGAGTTGATCTGGACGGAGTGA
- a CDS encoding feruloyl-CoA synthase — protein sequence MTTASRGDASSLFAVPKTVAEHRADGSIVLRSTDPLRDSARCIGDWLEQWARQTPDKIFLAERGNVDAPWITVTYAQALRLVRGAASWILARGLSAERPLVILSDNSIDHGLLALAAQHVGVPSASISPAYSLMSKDFDKLKNMIALLEPGAIYVSATKPFAAALAAIKPSHNAQIISGTTGDADALAFHAVTATPETSDVAKAFAAVTPDTIAKFLFTSGSTGTPKAVINTQRMLTSSQQAKAQTWTFLEQAGSDFVVLDWLPWSHTFGANHNFNLVLRNGGSLYIDGGKPAPGLFATSLANLKSIMPTVYFNVPRGFDMLIAALRGDEELRCRFFSEVKFAFYAGAALPQNLWDALEELSIKTVGRALLMVSAWGSTETSPLATECHFLAERSGNIGVPIPGTELKLVTSGDKLEVRVRGPNVTPGYWKAPELTKQAFDEEGFYLIGDAVKFADAERPERGLFFDGRVAEDFKLHSGTWVSVGTLRVAGIAALAPLAQDIVVTGHGSDEVRFLVFPNIAACRAHAGLAETADANDVLAHQKVRAAIAQGLAKLKEQAANSSGHATRALLLAEPPSVDGGEITDKGYINQRAVLTRRADAVRRLNDDASGEWIGLS from the coding sequence ATGACGACCGCCTCACGTGGCGATGCTTCGAGCCTATTTGCAGTGCCGAAAACGGTCGCCGAGCATCGCGCCGACGGCAGCATCGTGCTGCGCTCAACCGATCCTCTTCGCGACAGCGCGCGCTGTATCGGCGACTGGCTGGAGCAATGGGCGCGGCAGACGCCGGACAAGATCTTTCTCGCCGAGCGCGGCAATGTGGACGCGCCATGGATCACCGTCACTTATGCGCAGGCGCTGCGGCTGGTGCGCGGCGCGGCGTCCTGGATCCTCGCGAGGGGCCTCAGCGCCGAACGCCCACTCGTCATCCTCTCCGACAACAGCATTGACCATGGGTTGCTCGCGCTCGCCGCGCAGCATGTCGGCGTGCCCTCGGCCTCGATCTCGCCGGCCTATTCGCTCATGTCAAAGGACTTCGACAAGCTCAAGAACATGATCGCGCTGCTCGAGCCAGGTGCAATCTATGTCTCCGCGACCAAACCGTTTGCGGCGGCATTGGCTGCGATCAAGCCGTCGCACAATGCGCAGATCATCAGCGGAACCACTGGCGATGCCGATGCGCTCGCCTTCCACGCCGTTACGGCAACGCCCGAAACGTCCGATGTCGCAAAAGCCTTCGCCGCGGTGACGCCGGACACGATCGCAAAGTTTCTGTTCACGTCGGGCTCGACCGGCACGCCGAAGGCGGTGATCAACACCCAGCGCATGCTGACATCGAGCCAGCAGGCCAAGGCGCAGACCTGGACCTTTCTCGAGCAAGCTGGCAGCGATTTCGTCGTTCTCGACTGGCTGCCCTGGAGCCACACGTTCGGGGCCAACCACAACTTCAACCTCGTGCTGCGCAACGGCGGCTCGCTCTATATCGACGGCGGCAAGCCCGCGCCCGGTCTGTTCGCGACATCGCTCGCGAATCTGAAAAGCATCATGCCGACGGTCTATTTCAACGTGCCGCGCGGCTTCGACATGCTGATCGCGGCGCTGCGCGGCGACGAGGAATTGCGATGCCGCTTCTTCAGCGAGGTGAAATTCGCCTTCTACGCCGGCGCGGCGCTGCCGCAGAATCTCTGGGATGCGCTTGAAGAGCTTTCGATCAAGACCGTCGGCCGCGCATTGCTGATGGTCTCGGCCTGGGGCTCGACCGAGACGTCACCACTGGCGACCGAATGCCATTTCCTCGCCGAGCGCTCCGGCAACATCGGCGTGCCGATTCCCGGCACTGAATTGAAGCTCGTCACCTCCGGCGACAAGCTGGAGGTGCGGGTGCGCGGCCCCAATGTCACGCCGGGCTATTGGAAGGCACCGGAGCTGACGAAGCAGGCTTTTGACGAGGAGGGTTTTTATCTGATCGGTGATGCCGTGAAGTTCGCCGACGCCGAACGGCCGGAGCGCGGCCTGTTCTTCGATGGCCGCGTCGCGGAGGATTTCAAGCTGCATTCCGGCACCTGGGTCAGCGTCGGCACACTGCGCGTCGCCGGCATCGCCGCGCTGGCGCCGCTTGCGCAGGATATCGTCGTCACTGGTCATGGCAGTGATGAGGTGCGGTTCCTGGTGTTCCCGAACATCGCCGCGTGCCGCGCGCATGCCGGCCTGGCCGAGACCGCGGACGCGAACGATGTGCTGGCCCATCAGAAGGTCAGGGCCGCAATCGCCCAGGGGCTGGCAAAGCTGAAGGAGCAGGCCGCTAACTCTTCCGGCCACGCCACGCGCGCGCTGTTACTTGCCGAACCGCCGTCAGTCGATGGCGGCGAGATCACCGACAAGGGCTACATTAACCAGCGCGCCGTGCTGACGCGGCGTGCCGATGCCGTGCGGCGTCTGAACGATGATGCGTCGGGCGAGTGGATAGGGCTGTCTTAA
- a CDS encoding AtzE family amidohydrolase, with amino-acid sequence MTNKPEMTASEIASAVGGRKMLALDATEAALARIKQHDTVLNSFTEVTADRARAKARAIDADIAAGKSVGPLAGVPFAVKNLFDVAGLPTRAGSKINRDLAPAKRDATLIERLEAAGAVLVGALNMGEYAYDFTGENVHDGPSRNPHDTTRMTGGSSGGSGSAVGGALVPIALGSDTNGSIRVPSSFCGIFGLKPTYGRLSRARSFPFVASLDHLGPLARSVTDLALAYDAMQGPDADDGACTTRGLEPTLPLLANPISDLRIAIAGGYFQKNVFPEAVEAVSRVAKALGATRVVDVSEAARARAAAYVITTTEGASLHLDRLRKRPNDFDPAVRDRLIAGAMVPAALVDRAQKFRRWYRAQLAEIFKSVDVLLAPATPCTAPKLGQVNFNLDGVELPVRANIGIHTQPISFIGLPVVAVPVPLEPLSIGVQIIAAPWREDIALRVAHALEKMGVAAAPAPRGL; translated from the coding sequence ATGACGAACAAGCCAGAAATGACGGCCTCCGAAATCGCGAGCGCGGTTGGAGGCCGCAAGATGTTGGCGCTCGATGCGACTGAAGCTGCGCTTGCGCGCATCAAGCAGCACGACACTGTCCTCAACTCCTTCACCGAAGTCACCGCCGATCGCGCCCGTGCCAAGGCGCGCGCGATCGATGCCGACATCGCGGCCGGCAAGAGCGTCGGCCCGCTCGCCGGCGTGCCCTTCGCGGTGAAGAACCTGTTCGACGTCGCGGGCCTTCCCACGCGCGCCGGCTCGAAGATCAATCGCGACCTCGCGCCCGCCAAGCGCGATGCGACGCTGATCGAGCGGCTGGAAGCGGCCGGCGCCGTGCTGGTCGGCGCGCTCAACATGGGCGAATACGCCTACGACTTCACCGGCGAGAACGTCCATGACGGTCCCTCGCGCAACCCGCATGATACGACGCGGATGACCGGCGGCTCATCCGGCGGTTCGGGGAGCGCCGTCGGCGGGGCGCTGGTGCCGATCGCGCTCGGCTCCGACACCAACGGCTCGATCCGCGTGCCGTCGTCATTCTGCGGCATTTTTGGTTTGAAGCCGACCTATGGCCGGCTGTCGCGGGCGCGCTCGTTCCCGTTCGTCGCGAGCCTCGATCATCTCGGCCCGCTCGCGCGCTCGGTCACCGACCTCGCACTCGCCTATGACGCGATGCAGGGCCCGGATGCCGACGACGGCGCCTGCACGACGCGCGGGTTGGAGCCGACGCTGCCGCTGCTCGCCAATCCAATCTCGGACCTGCGCATCGCGATCGCCGGCGGTTACTTCCAGAAGAACGTGTTTCCCGAAGCCGTCGAGGCCGTCAGCCGTGTTGCCAAGGCGCTGGGCGCGACGCGCGTCGTGGACGTGTCCGAAGCCGCGCGCGCCCGCGCGGCGGCCTATGTCATCACCACTACCGAAGGCGCCTCGCTGCATCTTGATCGCCTGCGCAAGCGCCCGAACGATTTCGATCCCGCCGTGCGCGACCGGCTGATCGCCGGCGCCATGGTGCCGGCGGCGCTGGTCGACCGTGCGCAGAAATTCCGCCGCTGGTACCGCGCGCAGCTTGCCGAGATCTTCAAGTCCGTCGACGTGCTGCTCGCGCCGGCAACGCCGTGCACCGCGCCGAAACTCGGCCAAGTGAATTTCAATCTCGATGGCGTCGAATTGCCGGTGCGCGCCAATATCGGCATTCACACGCAGCCGATCTCGTTCATCGGCTTGCCCGTCGTTGCCGTGCCGGTGCCGCTCGAGCCGCTGTCAATCGGCGTGCAGATCATCGCTGCGCCCTGGCGCGAGGACATCGCGCTACGCGTCGCGCACGCATTGGAAAAGATGGGTGTTGCCGCCGCGCCCGCGCCGAGAGGATTGTAA
- the ugpB gene encoding sn-glycerol-3-phosphate ABC transporter substrate-binding protein UgpB: MGSAIVTSALRLLQVAAASIILAWSCGARAATDIAWWHAMSGELGKQLEKLAADFNASQSDYRVVPAYKSNYTETVTAAIFAFRSRSQPAIVQVNEVATATMTAARGAIYPVYSMIRDMGEPFSLNDYLPAVSGYYTDATGNLLSFPFNSSTPILYYNKTMFRGAGLDPEAPPKTWSELGAAAKRLRERGAVCGFTTSWPSWIHVENFSAFHNLPLATRANGFAGLDAELTINNPVVVKHVAQLAEWQKTKLFDYSGRGQAAEPRFQNGECGIFIGSSATRADIKANSKFEIGYGMMPYWPDVAGAPQNSIIGGATLWVLRDRPREEYKGVARFFAYLSQPGVQAAWHQNTGYLPITRAAFELTRAQGFYERNPGSAISFEEITLHPPSENSKGIRLGSFVLIRSAIEDELEQAFTGQKSAQAALDAAVERGNKLLRQFERASPEQ; the protein is encoded by the coding sequence CTGGGAAGTGCCATCGTGACTTCAGCATTGCGCCTTTTGCAGGTCGCCGCCGCCTCCATAATTCTGGCATGGAGCTGTGGGGCCCGTGCCGCGACCGACATCGCTTGGTGGCACGCGATGTCGGGCGAGCTCGGCAAGCAGCTCGAGAAGCTCGCCGCCGATTTCAACGCCTCGCAGTCCGATTACCGCGTCGTGCCTGCTTACAAGAGCAATTACACCGAGACGGTGACGGCCGCGATCTTCGCCTTCCGCTCGCGCAGCCAGCCCGCGATCGTCCAGGTCAACGAGGTCGCCACCGCCACCATGACCGCCGCCAGGGGCGCGATCTATCCGGTCTACAGCATGATCCGGGATATGGGCGAGCCGTTCTCGCTGAACGATTACCTTCCGGCGGTCTCCGGCTATTACACCGATGCCACAGGCAATCTGCTGTCGTTCCCGTTCAACTCGTCGACGCCGATCCTCTATTACAACAAGACCATGTTCCGCGGCGCCGGTCTCGATCCGGAGGCGCCGCCGAAGACATGGTCCGAGCTTGGCGCCGCGGCAAAACGCCTGCGCGAGCGCGGTGCGGTGTGCGGCTTCACCACATCCTGGCCGTCCTGGATCCATGTCGAGAATTTTTCGGCGTTTCACAATCTGCCGCTGGCCACGCGCGCGAACGGCTTCGCCGGCCTCGATGCGGAGTTGACCATCAACAATCCGGTCGTGGTCAAACACGTCGCCCAGCTCGCCGAATGGCAAAAGACAAAACTGTTCGACTATAGCGGCCGGGGACAAGCGGCCGAGCCGCGTTTCCAGAACGGTGAATGCGGCATCTTCATCGGCTCCTCGGCGACGCGCGCCGACATCAAGGCGAATTCGAAATTCGAGATCGGTTACGGCATGATGCCGTACTGGCCCGACGTTGCGGGCGCGCCGCAGAACTCCATCATCGGCGGCGCCACGCTATGGGTGCTGCGCGACCGGCCGCGCGAGGAATACAAGGGCGTGGCGCGGTTCTTTGCCTATCTGTCGCAGCCGGGCGTGCAGGCCGCCTGGCACCAGAACACCGGGTATTTGCCGATCACGCGCGCCGCGTTCGAGCTGACGCGCGCGCAGGGCTTTTACGAACGTAACCCGGGTTCGGCGATCTCGTTCGAGGAGATCACGCTGCATCCGCCAAGCGAGAATTCGAAGGGCATAAGGCTCGGCTCCTTCGTCCTGATCCGTAGCGCGATCGAGGACGAACTGGAGCAGGCCTTCACCGGCCAGAAGAGCGCGCAAGCCGCGCTCGATGCCGCGGTCGAGCGTGGCAACAAGCTCTTGCGCCAGTTCGAGCGCGCCAGCCCGGAGCAGTAG
- the hpxZ gene encoding oxalurate catabolism protein HpxZ, with product MEIDLPDVIAEIKAAFERYEQALVSNDVAVLGELFRNDSRTLRYGIGENLYGYEAISGFRAGRSPVGLNRRIANTVITSYGRDTAVASTLFYRDTAPGKVGRQMQTWIRFPEGWRVVAAHVSIIDEPKETG from the coding sequence ATGGAGATCGATCTTCCTGACGTGATCGCCGAAATCAAAGCCGCGTTCGAGCGCTATGAGCAGGCTCTCGTCAGCAACGACGTTGCCGTGCTCGGCGAGCTCTTCCGCAACGATTCGCGGACGCTGCGCTACGGCATTGGCGAGAACCTCTACGGTTATGAGGCGATCTCGGGCTTCCGCGCCGGCCGCTCGCCGGTCGGGCTCAACCGCCGCATCGCCAACACCGTGATCACCAGCTATGGCCGCGACACGGCGGTCGCCTCCACCTTGTTCTATCGCGACACGGCCCCCGGCAAGGTGGGCCGGCAGATGCAGACCTGGATTCGCTTCCCGGAGGGCTGGCGCGTCGTCGCGGCCCATGTCAGCATCATCGACGAGCCGAAAGAGACCGGATGA